One window of Anopheles merus strain MAF unplaced genomic scaffold, AmerM5.1 LNR4000023, whole genome shotgun sequence genomic DNA carries:
- the LOC121601083 gene encoding uncharacterized protein LOC121601083: protein MLPDATVEFHTFTDASEAAYGACVYARCENAAGEVRISLLASKSRVAPLKRVTLPRLELSAAVLGAHLHHRVKEAMQIVCAESFFWSDSTVTLKWIASPPNSWKTFVANRVAEVQHYSHPRQWRHVPGTSNPADLVSRGMSAAHFTQNQLWNNGPDWLVQPSSHWPSSDPEPSDEADLETRQVSAALVCTQTHPWFGISASFTRMVRIIAYCIRFVRNTKQKARSQRPIPHTNASKTITPKYVDAAKTVLCRLAQQDAFSAEIKQLKKGEALMKQSPLRKLTSFLDTEEVIRVGGRLNLSQLPYQSKHPAVLPTNHKFTRLLAEDYHEEMKHASGRLLLSRIRELYWPLDGRRLVKSIARNCFRCIRQDPILARQPVGQLPPSRITPSRPFSVTGVDYAGPFYLKPAHRKAAAIKSYLCVFVCFATKAVHLELVGDLTTAGFLAALRRFTSRRGLPAHIHSDNGKNFEGAERELKEFFELFNDEQHRNTVATRCADRGITWHFNPPKAPHFGGLWEAAVKTAKRHLYRHLGNTRLSYEGYCTVLHQIEAAMNSRPLLPLSDDPNELAALTPAHFLIGTSMFAVPEPDYTQLKSCTLDDLQKWQLLVQRFWKHWATEYLQEMQKSYASGGSNNSNILPGRLVILMDESLPTTRWPLARIVEIHPGEDEIVRVVTLKTVKGIITRPITKICVLPLRTDSENHV, encoded by the coding sequence ATGTTACCAGATGCAACAGTagaatttcacacatttaccgATGCTTCTGAGGCCGCCTACGGAGCATGTGTCTACGCTCGTTGTGAAAACGCGGCGGGAGAAGTCCGCATCAGCCTATTAGCTTCGAAGTCTCGAGTGGCACCACTGAAGCGCGTCACGTTGCCGAGGCTTGAACTAAGCGCAGCTGTCCTGGGCGCCCATCTGCATCATCGCGTCAAGGAGGCAATGCAGATCGTGTGCGCCGAATCGTTTTTCTGGTCCGACTCAACAGTTACGCTAAAATGGATTGCGTCACCTCCCAACTCCTGGAAGACGTTCGTGGCAAATCGCGTAGCTGAGGTGCAACACTACTCTCATCCAAGGCAATGGAGGCACGTTCCTGGCACATCCAATCCTGCTGACTTGGTTTCCCGAGGCATGTCGGCAGCACACTTCACGCAGAATCAGCTTTGGAATAACGGTCCAGATTGGCTTGTGCAACCTTCGTCCCATTGGCCCAGCTCAGATCCAGAACCAAGCGATGAGGCGGACCTAGAAACACGCCAGGTGAGTGCCGCTTTAGTTTGTACACAAACTCATCCATGGTTTGGCATTTCTGCATCCTTCACTAGAATGGTACGCATCATTGCATACTGCATACGGTTTGTGCGCAACACCAAGCAGAAGGCGCGATCACAGCGACCGATACCGCACACCAATGCATCCAAAACGATCACGCCCAAGTACGTGGATGCTGCAAAAACTGTGCTTTGCAGACTAGCCCAGCAAGATGCATTTTCCGCGGAAATCAAGCAGCTAAAAAAGGGAGAAGCATTGATGAAACAATCACCTTTACGAAAACTTACCTCATTCCTGGATACAGAAGAGGTAATACGGGTGGGAGGACGATTGAACTTGTCGCAACTACCGTATCAGTCCAAGCATCCAGCTGTTCTACCGACGAACCACAAATTCACTCGTCTACTTGCGGAAGATTATCATGAAGAGATGAAACATGCTAGTGGAAGGCTATTGCTATCCCGCATTAGAGAGCTGTATTGGCCACTGGACGGACGTCGCTTGGTAAAAAGCATCGCAAGGAACTGCTTCCGCTGTATTCGGCAAGATCCCATACTCGCCCGGCAGCCGGTTGGCCAGCTTCCACCATCCCGCATCACACCGAGCCGACCTTTTTCTGTAACCGGAGTGGATTACGCCGGTCCATTCTACTTGAAGCCAGCGCACCGGAAGGCAGCAGCTATTAAGAGCTATCTGTGCGTTTTCGTGTGTTTCGCTACGAAAGCTGTGCACTTGGAACTCGTAGGAGACCTCACAACGGCGGGATTCTTAGCAGCGCTACGCCGATTCACATCACGACGCGGATTGCCAGCCCACATCCATTCTGATAATGGGAAAAACTTCGAAGGCGCAGAACGTGAACTGAAGGAGTTTTTTGAGCTGTTCAACGACGAACAACACCGCAACACCGTGGCTACCAGATGCGCTGACCGGGGAATCACTTGGCATTTCAACCCACCAAAGGCTCCACACTTCGGCGGATTATGGGAAGCAGCAGTAAAAACGGCGAAGCGACACCTCTATCGTCACCTGGGCAATACGCGGCTGTCGTACGAAGGCTACTGCACTGTGCTCCACCAAATCGAAGCAGCGATGAATTCCCGTCCGCTGTTGCCTTTGTCCGACGATCCCAACGAGCTAGCTGCACTCACACCGGCACACTTCCTTATTGGTACATCGATGTTCGCCGTGCCTGAACCGGACTACACCCAGCTGAAATCCTGCACGCTGGATGATCTTCAGAAGTGGCAGCTTTTGGTTCAGCGTTTTTGGAAGCATTGGGCCACTGAGTATCTacaagaaatgcaaaaaagttATGCAAGTGgtggcagcaacaacagcaacatactTCCCGGCAGGTTAGTGATCCTCATGGACGAATCGTTACCCACCACCCGTTGGCCTCTCGCGCGTATCGTTGAAATCCATCCCGGTGAAGACGAGATAGTACGCGTCGTTACGCTTAAGACAGTTAAGGGAATAATTACGCGACCGATCACGAAAATATGCGTTTTACCGCTCAGAACTGATAGCGAAAACCACGTGTAG